A genomic region of Arachis stenosperma cultivar V10309 chromosome 9, arast.V10309.gnm1.PFL2, whole genome shotgun sequence contains the following coding sequences:
- the LOC130950533 gene encoding RNA-binding protein 2-like, translating to MADGFWNRQQALPPSSAMFKRPRTDFEMSASGLTSGNEMHNYITRDDDRRMIKDTKTLGSAYDRYLQSGGLTSFNSGGEASTIGNVGLGRSVGGLPGPSLADSAVMGRPGGGPPDIARNGRNVSYGGQLDAVSRPGPETVPLPPDASSTLYVEGLPSDSTRREVAHIFRPFVGYREVRLVSKESKRRGGDPLILCFVDFANPACAATALSALQGYKVDELNPESSHLRLQFSRFPGPRSGVGPRGKR from the exons ATGGCGGATGGCTTCTGGAATCGGCAGCAGGCGCTTCCTCCTTCTTCCGCTATGTTCAAACGACCTCGTACTGATTTCG AAATGTCAGCTTCTGGTCTGACTTCGGGTAATGAGATGCATAATTATATCACTCGAGATGATGACCGCCGAATGATAAAGGACACAAAAACGCTTGGGTCTGCTTATGACCGCTACCTTCAGAGTGGAGGG CTTACATCTTTTAATTCTGGTGGAGAAGCTAGTACAATTGGCAATGTTGGATTAGGAAGGAGTGTTGGTGGGTTGCCAGGTCCTTCGCTAGCTGATTCTGCTGTCATGGGGCGTCCTGGGGGTGGTCCCCCCGATATTGCACGAAATGGAAGGAATGTCAGTTATGGTGGTCAGTTAGATGCAGTTTCCAGGCCTGGACCTGAGACAGTACCGCTACCACCAGATGCTTCAAGTACTTTATATGTTGAAGGTCTTCCGTCTGACAGCACGAGAAGGGAAGTGGCTC ATATTTTCCGCCCTTTTGTTGGATATAGAGAAGTGAGACTTGTGAGCAAAGAATCCAAACGT CGTGGTGGAGATCCTTTAATCCTTTGTTTTGTGGATTTTGCAAACCCAGCTTGTGCAGCTACTGCTTTGAGTGCCCTGCAAG GTTATAAAGTGGATGAGCTCAATCCTGAGTCCAGTCACTTGCGGCTCCAGTTTTCACGGTTCCCCGGCCCTAGATCTGGAGTTGGACCTCGCGGCAAGAGGTGA